In Saccharomyces cerevisiae S288C chromosome VIII, complete sequence, a genomic segment contains:
- a CDS encoding uncharacterized protein (hypothetical protein; predicted to be a glycosylphosphatidylinositol-modified (GPI) protein; YHR214W has a paralog, YAR066W, that arose from a segmental duplication): MFNRFNKFQAAVALALLSRGALGDSYTNSTSSADLSSITSVSSASASATASDSLSSSDGTVYLPSTTISGDLTVTGKVIATEAVEVAAGGKLTLLDGEKYVFSSDLKVHGDLVVEKSEASYEGTAFDVSGETFEVSGNFSAEETGAVSASIYSFTPSSFKSSGDISLSLSKAKKGEVTFSPYSNAGTFSLSNAILNGGSVSGL, from the coding sequence atgtTCAATCGTTTTAACAAATTCCAAGCTGCTGTCGCTTTGGCCCTACTCTCTCGCGGCGCTCTCGGTGACTCTTACACCAATAGCACCTCCTCCGCAGACTTGAGTTCTATCACTTCCGTCTCGTCAGCTAGTGCAAGTGCCACCGCTTCCGACTCACTTTCTTCCAGTGACGGTACCGTTTATTTGCCATCCACAACAATTAGCGGTGATCTCACAGTTACTGGTAAAGTAATTGCAACCGAGGCCGTGGAAGTCGCTGCCGGTGGTAAGTTGACTTTACTTGACGGTGAAAAATACGTCTTCTCATCTGATCTAAAAGTTCACGGTGATTTGGTTGTCGAAAAGTCTGAAGCAAGCTACGAAGGTACCGCCTTCGACGTTTCTGGTGAGACTTTTGAAGTTTCCGGTAACTTCAGTGCTGAAGAAACTGGCGCTGTCTCCGCATCTATCTATTCATTCACACCTAGCTCGTTCAAGAGCAGCGGTGACATTTCTTTGAGTTTGTCAAAGGCCAAGAAGGGTGAAGTCACCTTTTCTCCATACTCTAACGCTGGtaccttttctttgtcaaATGCTATTCTCAACGGTGGTTCTGTTTCCGGTTTGTAA
- a CDS encoding uncharacterized protein (hypothetical protein; identified by gene-trapping, microarray-based expression analysis, and genome-wide homology searching) produces the protein MYKITTIYLWLKSYLSFFIGLDNLDFLTLIRFFQCRLQNKLGLQDILDFFCNLCGHSMVRTCNMVEAAQKQNRITFGSIYVKLHPLVKLCTGIVWAPRV, from the coding sequence ATGTATAAAATAACTACTATATATTTGTGGCTGAAATCATacctttcatttttcatcGGCTTAGATAATCTTGATTTTCTCACCTTAATAcgcttttttcaatgtcgTTTACAAAACAAGCTAGGTTTGCAAGATATCCTGgactttttttgtaatcTATGTGGCCACAGTATGGTTCGCACTTGCAACATGGTAGAGGCTGCCCAAAAACAAAACCGCATCACCTTTGGCAGCATTTACGTGAAACTCCATCCTCTTGTCAAACTTTGCACAGGAATCGTGTGGGCCCCACGAGTGTGA
- the PHO12 gene encoding acid phosphatase PHO12 (One of three repressible acid phosphatases; glycoprotein that is transported to the cell surface by the secretory pathway; pregulated by phosphate starvation; PHO12 has a paralog, PHO11, that arose from a segmental duplication), with amino-acid sequence MLKSAVYSILAASLVNAGTIPLGKLSDIDKIGTQTEIFPFLGGSGPYYSFPGDYGISRDLPESCEMKQVQMVGRHGERYPTVSKAKSIMTTWYKLSNYTGQFSGALSFLNDDYEFFIRDTKNLEMETTLANSVNVLNPYTGEMNAKRHARDFLAQYGYMVENQTSFAVFTSNSNRCHDTAQYFIDGLGDKFNISLQTISEAESAGANTLSAHHSCPAWDDDVNDDILKKYDTKYLSGIAKRLNKENKGLNLTSSDANTFFAWCAYEINARGYSDICNIFTKDELVRFSYGQDLETYYQTGPGYDVVRSVGANLFNASVKLLKESEVQDQKVWLSFTHDTDILNYLTTIGIIDDQNNLTAEHVPFMENTFHRSWYVPQGARVYTEKFQCSNDTYVRYVINDAVVPIETCSTGPGFSCEINDFYGYAEKRVAGTDFLKVCNVSSVSNSTELTFFWDWNTKHYNDTLLKQ; translated from the coding sequence ATGTTGAAGTCAGCCGTTTATTCAATTTTAGCCGCTTCTTTGGTTAATGCAGGTACCATACCCCTCGGAAAGTTATCTGACATTGACAAAATCGGAACTCAAACGGAAATTTTCCCATTTTTGGGTGGTTCTGGGCCATACTACTCTTTCCCTGGTGATTATGGTATTTCTCGTGATTTGCCGGAAAGTTGTGAAATGAAGCAAGTGCAAATGGTTGGTAGACACGGTGAAAGATACCCCACTGTCAGCAAAGCCAAAAGTATCATGACAACGTGGTACAAATTGAGTAACTATACCGGTCAATTCAGCGGAGCATTGTCTTTCTTGAACGATGACTacgaatttttcattcgtGACACCAAAAACCTAGAAATGGAAACCACACTTGCCAATTCGGTCAATGTTTTGAACCCATATACCGGTGAGATGAATGCTAAGAGACACGCTCGTGATTTCTTGGCGCAATATGGCTACATGGTCGAAAACCAAACCAGTTTTGCCGTTTTTACGTCTAACTCGAACAGATGTCATGATACTGCCCAGTATTTCATTGACGGTTTGGGTGATAAATTCAACATATCCTTGCAAACCATCAGTGAAGCCGAGTCTGCTGGTGCCAATACTCTGAGTGCCCACCATTCGTGTCCTGCTTGGGACGATGATGTCAACGATgacattttgaaaaaatatgataCCAAATATTTGAGTGGTATTGCCAAGAGATTAAACAAGGAAAACAAGGGTTTGAATCTGACTTCAAGTGATGCAAACACTTTTTTTGCATGGTGTGCATATGAAATAAACGCTAGAGGTTACAGTGACATCTGTAACATCTTCACCAAAGATGAATTGGTCCGTTTCTCCTACGGCCAAGACTTGGAAACTTATTATCAAACGGGACCAGGCTATGACGTCGTCAGATCCGTCGGTGCCAACTTGTTCAACGCTTCAGTGAAACTACTAAAGGAAAGTGAGGTCCAGGACCAAAAGGTTTGGTTGAGTTTCACCCACGATACCGATATTCTGAACTATTTGACCACTATCGGCATAATCGATGACCAAAATAACTTGACCGCCGAACATGTTCCATTCATGGAAAACACTTTCCACAGATCCTGGTACGTTCCACAAGGTGCTCGTGTTTACACTGAAAAGTTCCAGTGTTCCAATGACACCTATGTTAGATACGTCATCAACGATGCTGTCGTTCCAATTGAAACCTGTTCTACTGGTCCAGGGTTCTCTTGTGAAATAAATGACTTCTACGGCTATGCTGAAAAGAGAGTAGCCGGTACTGACTTCCTAAAGGTCTGTAACGTCAGCAGCGTCAGTAACTCTACTGAATTGACCTTTTTCTGGGACTGGAATACCAAGCACTACAACGACACTTTATTAAAACAGTAA
- a CDS encoding gag-pol fusion protein (Retrotransposon TYA Gag and TYB Pol genes; transcribed/translated as one unit; polyprotein is processed to make a nucleocapsid-like protein (Gag), reverse transcriptase (RT), protease (PR), and integrase (IN); similar to retroviral genes; YHR214C-B has a paralog, YAR070C, that arose from a segmental duplication) yields MESQQLSNYPHISHGSACASVTSKEVHTNQDPLDVSASKIQEYDKASTKANSQQTTTPASSAVPENLHHASPQPASVPPPQNGPYPQQCMMTQNQANPSGWSFYGHPSMIPYTPYQMSPMYFPPGPQSQFPQYPSSVGTPLSTPSPESGNTFTDSSSADSDMTSTKKYVRPPPMLTSPNDFPNWVKTYIKFLQNSNLGGIIPTVNGKPVPPMLTSPNDFPNWVKTYIKFLQNSNLGGIIPTVNGKPVRQITDDELTFLYNTFQIFAPSQFLPTWVKDILSVDYTDIMKILSKSIEKMQSDTQEANDIVTLANLQYNGSTPADAFETKVTNIIDRLNNNGIHINNKVACQLIMRGLSGEYKFLRYTRHRHLNMTVAELFLDIHAIYEEQQGSRNSKPNYRRNPSDEKNDSRSYTNTTKPKVIARNPQKTNNSKSKTARAHNVSTSNNSPSTDNDSISKSTTEPIQLNNKHDLHLGQKLTESTVNHTNHSDDELPGHLLLDSGASRTLIRSAHHIHSASSNPDINVVDAQKRNIPINAIGDLQFHFQDNTKTSIKVLHTPNIAYDLLSLNELAAVDITACFTKNVLERSDGTVLAPIVKYGDFYWVSKKYLLPSNISVPTINNVHTSESTRKYPYPFIHRMLAHANAQTIRYSLKNNTITYFNESDVDWSSAIDYQCPDCLIGKSTKHRHIKGSRLKYQNSYEPFQYLHTDIFGPVHNLPKSAPSYFISFTDETTKFRWVYPLHDRREDSILDVFTTILAFIKNQFQASVLVIQMDRGSEYTNRTLHKFLEKNGITPCYTTTADSRAHGVAERLNRTLLDDCRTQLQCSGLPNHLWFSAIEFSTIVRNSLASPKSKKSARQHAGLAGLDISTLLPFGQPVIVNDHNPNSKIHPRGIPGYALHPSRNSYGYIIYLPSLKKTVDTTNYVILQGKESRLDQFNYDALTFDEDLNRLTASYHSFIASNEIQQSNDLNIESDHDFQSDIELHPEQLRNVLSKAVSPTDSTPPSTHTEDSKRVSKTNIRAPREVDPNISESNILPSKKRSSTPQISDIESTGSGGMHRLDVPLLAPMSQSNTHESSHASKSKDFRHSDSYSDNETNHTNVPISSTGGTNNKTVPQTSEQETEKRIIHRSPSIDTSSSESNSLHHVVPIKTSDTCPKENTEESIIADLPLPDLPPEPPTELSDSFKELPPINSHQTNSSLGGIGDSNAYTTINSKKRSLEDNETEIKVSRDTWNTKNMRSLEPPRSKKRIHLIAAVKAVKSIKPIRTTLRYDEAITYNKDIKEKEKYIQAYHKEVNQLLMMKTWDTDRYYDRKEIDPKRVINSMFIFNRKRDGTHKARFVARGDIQHPDTYDPGMQSNTVHHYALMTSLSLALDNNYYITQLDISSAYLYADIKEELYIRPPPHLGMNDKLIRLKKSLYGLKQSGANWYETIKSYLIKQCGMEEVRGWSCVFKNSQVTICLFVDDMILFSKDLNANKKIITTLKKQYDTKIINLGESDNEIQYDILGLEIKYQRGKYMKLGMENSLTEKIPKLNVPLNPKGRKLSAPGQPGLYIDQDELEIDEDEYKEKVHEMQKLIGLASYVGYKFRFDLLYYINTLAQHILFPSRQVLDMTYELIQFMWDTRDKQLIWHKNKPTEPDNKLVAISDASYGNQPYYKSQIGNIYLLNGKVIGGKSTKASLTCTSTTEAEIHAISESVPLLNNLSHLVQELNKKPITKGLLTDSKSTISIIISNNEEKFRNRFFGTKAMRLRDEVSGNHLHVCYIETKKNIADVMTKPLPIKTFKLLTNKWIH; encoded by the exons atggaatcccaacaattatctaattacCCACATATATCTCATGGTAGCGCCTGtgcttcggttacttctaaggaagtccacacaaatcaagatccgttagacgtttcagcttccaaaattcaagaatatgataaggcttccactaaggctaactctcaacagacaacaacacctgcttcatcagctgttccagagaaccTCCATCATGCCTCTCCTCAACCTgcttcagtaccacctCCACAGAATGGGCCGTACCCACAGCAGTGCATGATGACCCAAAACCAAGCCAATCCATCTGGTTGGTCATTTTACGGACACCCATCTATGATTCCGTATAcaccttatcaaatgtcgcctatgtactttccacctgggccacaatcacagtttccgcagtatccatcatcagttggaacGCCTCTGAGCACTCCATCACCTGAGTCAggtaatacatttactgattcatcctcagcggactctgatatgacatccactaaaaaatatgtcagaccaccaccaatgttaacctcacctaatgactttccaaattgggttaaaacatacatcaaatttttacaaaactcgaatctcggtggtattattccgacagtaaacggaaaacccgtaccaccaatgttaacctcacctaatgactttccaaattgggttaaaacatacatcaaatttttacaaaactcgaatctcggtggtattattccgACAGTAAACGGAAAACCCGTACGTCAGatcactgatgatgaactcaccttcttgtataacacttttcaaatatttgctcccTCTCAATTCCTACCTACCTGGGTCAAAGACATCCTATCCGTTGATTATAcggatatcatgaaaattctttccaaaagtattgaaaaaatgcaatctgATACCCAAGAGGCAAACGACATTGTGACCctggcaaatttgcaatataatggcagtacacctgcagatgcatttgaaacaaaagtcacaaacattatcgacagactgaacaataatggcattcatatcaataacaaggtcgcatgccaattaattatgagaggtctatctggcgaatataaatttttacgctaCACACGTCATCGAcatctaaatatgacagtcgctgaactgttcttagatatccatgctatttatgaagaacaacagggatcgagaaacagcaaacctaattacaggagaaatccgagtgatgagaagaatgattctcgcagctatacgaatacaaccaaacccaaagttatagctcggaatcctcaaaaaacaaataattcgaaatcgaaaacagcCAGGGCTCACAATGTATCCACATCTAATAACTCTCCCAGCACGGACAACGATTCcatcagtaaatcaactactgaaccgattcaattgaacaataagcaCGACCTTCAT TTAGGCCAGAAACTTACTGAATCTACAGTAAATCATACTaatcattctgatgatgaactccctggacacctccttctcgattcaggagcatcacgaacccttataagatctgctcatcacatacactcagcatcatctaatcctgacataaacgtagttgatgctcaaaaaagaaatataccaattaacgctattggtgacctacaatttcacttccaggacaacaccaaaacatcaataaaggtattgcacactcctaacatagcctatgacttactcagtttgaatgaattggctgcagtagatatcacagcatgctttaccaaaaacgtcTTAGAACGGTCTGACGGCACTGTACTTGCACCTATCGTAAAatatggagacttttactgggtatctaaaaagtacttgcttccatcaaatatctccgtacccaccatcaataatgtccatacaagtgaaagtacacgcaaatatccttatcctttcattcatcgaatgcttgcgcatgccaatgcacagacaattcgatactcacttaaaaataacaccatcacgtattttaacgaatcagatgtcgactggtctagtgctattgactatcaatgtcctgattgtttaatcggcaaaagcaccaaacacagacatatcaaaggttcacgactaaaataccaaaattcatacgaaccctttcaatacctacatactgacatatttggtccagttcacaacctaccaaaaagtgcaccatcctatttcatctcatttactgatgagacaacaaaattccgtTGGGTTTATCCATTACACGACCGTCGCGAGGACTCTATCCtcgatgtttttactacgatactagcttttattaaaaaccagtttcaggccagtgtcttggttatacaaatggaccgtggttctgagtatactaacagaactctccataaattccttgaaaaaaatggtataactccatgctatacaaccacaGCGGATTCCCGAGCACATGGAGTCGCTGAACGGCTCAACCGTACCTTATTAGATGACTGCCGTACTCAACTGCAATGTAGTGGTTTACCGAACCATTTATGGTTCTCTgcaatcgaattttctactattgtgagaaattcactagcttcacctaaaagcaaaaaatctgcaagacaacatgctggcttggcaggacttgatatcagtactttgttacctttcggtcaacctgttatcgtcaatgatcacaaccctaactccaaaatacatcctcgtggcaTCCCAGGCTACGCTCTACATCCGTCtcgaaactcttatggatatatcatctatcttccgtccttaaagaagacagtagatacaactaactatgttattcttcagggcaaggaatccagattagatcaattcaattacgacgcactcactttcgatgaagacttAAACCGTTTAACTGCTTCATATCATTCGTTCATTGCGTCAAATGAGATCCAACAATCCAATGATCTTAACATAGAATCTGACCATGACTTCCAATCTGACATTGAACTACATCCTGAGCAACTGAGAAAtgtcctttcaaaagctgtgagTCCAACCGATTCCACACCTCCGTCAACTCATACTGAAGATTCGAAACGTGTTTCCaaaaccaatattcgcgcacccagagaagttgaccccaacatatctgaatctaatattcttccatctaAGAAGAGATCTAGCACCCCCCAAATTTCCGATATCGAGAGTACCGGTTCGGGTGGTATGCATAGATTAGATGTTCCTTTACTTGCTCCCATGTCCCAATCTAACACACATGAGTCGTCGCACGccagtaaatctaaagatttcagacacTCAGACTCGTACAGTGACAATGAGACTAATCATACAAACGTACCAATATCCAGTACGGGTGGtaccaataataaaacTGTTCCGCAGACAAGCGAACAGGAGACTGAGAAAAGGATCATACACCGTTCACCTTCGATCGATACTTCCTCATCAGAAAGTAATTCACTACACCACGTCGTTCCTATCAAAACGTCAGATACCTGTCCTAAGGAGAATACAGAGGAATCTATTATCGCTGATCTTCCACTCCCCGATCTGCCTCCAGAACCTCCTACCGAATTATCAGACTCCTTTAAAGAACTCCCACCGATAAATTCTCATCaaactaattccagtttgggtggtattggtgactctaatgcctatactactatcaacagtaagaaaagatcattagaagataatgaaactgaaattaaggtatcacgagacacatggaatactaagaatatgcgtagtttagaacctccgagatcgaagaaacgaattcacctgattgcagctgtaaaagcagtaaaatcaatcaaaccaatacgAACAACCTTACGATACGATGAGGCAATCacctataataaagatattaaagaaaaagaaaaatatatccaggcataccacaaagaagtcaatcaactgttgatgatgaaaacttgGGACACTGACAGATAttatgacagaaaagaaatagaccccaaaagagtaataaattcaatgtttatcttTAACAGGAAACGTGACGGTACTCAtaaagctagatttgttgcaagaggtgaTATTCAACATCCTGACACTTACGACCCAGGCatgcaatccaataccgtacatcactatgcattaatgacatccctgtcacttgcattagacaataactactatattacacaattagacatatcttcggcatatttgtatgcagacatcaaagaagaactatacataagacctccaccacatttaggaatgaatgataagttgatacgtttgaagaaatcactttatggattgaaacaaagtggagCGAACTGGTacgaaactatcaaatcatacctgataaaacagtgtggtatggaagaagttcgtggatggtcatgcgtatttaagaatagtcaagtaacaatttgcttattcgttgatgatatgatattgttcagcaaagacttaaatgcaaataagaaaatcataacaacactcaagaaacaatacgatacaaagataataaatctgggtgaaagtgataacgaaattcagtacgacatacttggcttagaaatcaaatatcaaagaggtaaatacatgaaattaggtatggaaaactcattaactgagaaaatacccaaattaaacgtacctttgaatccaaaaggaagaaaacttagcgctccaggtcaaccaggtctttatatagaccaggatgaactagaaatagatgaagatgaatacaaagagaaggtacatgaaatgcaaaagttgattggtctagcttcatatgttggatataaatttagatttgacttactatactacatcaacacacttgctcaacatatactattcccctctaggcaagttttagacatgacatatgagttaatacaattcatgtgggacactagagataaacaactgatatggcacaaaaacaaacctaccgagccagataataaactagtCGCAATAAGTGATGCTTCATATGGTAACCAACCATATTACAAGTCACAAATTGGcaacatatatttacttaATGGAAAGgtaattggaggaaagtccACCAAGGCTTCATTAACATGTACTTCAACTAcggaagcagaaatacacgcGATAAGTGAATCTGtcccattattaaataacCTCAGTCACCTTGTGcaagaacttaacaagaaaccaattacTAAAGGATTACTAACCGACAGTAAATCTACAAtcagtataattatatccaataatgaagagaaatttagaaacagattttttggtactaAAGCAATGAGACTaagagatgaagtatcaggAAATCATCTGCACGTATGCTATATcgaaaccaaaaagaatattgcaGACGTAATGACcaaacctcttccgataaaaacattcaaactattaacaaacaaatggattcattag
- a CDS encoding gag protein (Retrotransposon TYA Gag gene co-transcribed with TYB Pol; translated as TYA or TYA-TYB polyprotein; Gag is a nucleocapsid protein that is the structural constituent of virus-like particles (VLPs); similar to retroviral Gag) — MESQQLSNYPHISHGSACASVTSKEVHTNQDPLDVSASKIQEYDKASTKANSQQTTTPASSAVPENLHHASPQPASVPPPQNGPYPQQCMMTQNQANPSGWSFYGHPSMIPYTPYQMSPMYFPPGPQSQFPQYPSSVGTPLSTPSPESGNTFTDSSSADSDMTSTKKYVRPPPMLTSPNDFPNWVKTYIKFLQNSNLGGIIPTVNGKPVPPMLTSPNDFPNWVKTYIKFLQNSNLGGIIPTVNGKPVRQITDDELTFLYNTFQIFAPSQFLPTWVKDILSVDYTDIMKILSKSIEKMQSDTQEANDIVTLANLQYNGSTPADAFETKVTNIIDRLNNNGIHINNKVACQLIMRGLSGEYKFLRYTRHRHLNMTVAELFLDIHAIYEEQQGSRNSKPNYRRNPSDEKNDSRSYTNTTKPKVIARNPQKTNNSKSKTARAHNVSTSNNSPSTDNDSISKSTTEPIQLNNKHDLHLRPETY, encoded by the coding sequence atggaatcccaacaattatctaattacCCACATATATCTCATGGTAGCGCCTGtgcttcggttacttctaaggaagtccacacaaatcaagatccgttagacgtttcagcttccaaaattcaagaatatgataaggcttccactaaggctaactctcaacagacaacaacacctgcttcatcagctgttccagagaaccTCCATCATGCCTCTCCTCAACCTgcttcagtaccacctCCACAGAATGGGCCGTACCCACAGCAGTGCATGATGACCCAAAACCAAGCCAATCCATCTGGTTGGTCATTTTACGGACACCCATCTATGATTCCGTATAcaccttatcaaatgtcgcctatgtactttccacctgggccacaatcacagtttccgcagtatccatcatcagttggaacGCCTCTGAGCACTCCATCACCTGAGTCAggtaatacatttactgattcatcctcagcggactctgatatgacatccactaaaaaatatgtcagaccaccaccaatgttaacctcacctaatgactttccaaattgggttaaaacatacatcaaatttttacaaaactcgaatctcggtggtattattccgacagtaaacggaaaacccgtaccaccaatgttaacctcacctaatgactttccaaattgggttaaaacatacatcaaatttttacaaaactcgaatctcggtggtattattccgACAGTAAACGGAAAACCCGTACGTCAGatcactgatgatgaactcaccttcttgtataacacttttcaaatatttgctcccTCTCAATTCCTACCTACCTGGGTCAAAGACATCCTATCCGTTGATTATAcggatatcatgaaaattctttccaaaagtattgaaaaaatgcaatctgATACCCAAGAGGCAAACGACATTGTGACCctggcaaatttgcaatataatggcagtacacctgcagatgcatttgaaacaaaagtcacaaacattatcgacagactgaacaataatggcattcatatcaataacaaggtcgcatgccaattaattatgagaggtctatctggcgaatataaatttttacgctaCACACGTCATCGAcatctaaatatgacagtcgctgaactgttcttagatatccatgctatttatgaagaacaacagggatcgagaaacagcaaacctaattacaggagaaatccgagtgatgagaagaatgattctcgcagctatacgaatacaaccaaacccaaagttatagctcggaatcctcaaaaaacaaataattcgaaatcgaaaacagcCAGGGCTCACAATGTATCCACATCTAATAACTCTCCCAGCACGGACAACGATTCcatcagtaaatcaactactgaaccgattcaattgaacaataagcaCGACCTTCATCTTAGGCCAGAAACTTACTGA
- a CDS encoding uncharacterized protein (hypothetical protein; identified by gene-trapping, microarray-based expression analysis, and genome-wide homology searching; SWAT-GFP and mCherry fusion proteins localize to the nucleus and endoplasmic reticulum respectively; YHR214C-D has a paralog, YAR069C, that arose from a segmental duplication) — protein MEDHTLVAIVVFFGNGEPFHVSLSVEMVFVLLLSSTRIHEVVVLICYKLQHATWSWGNMSKNFSLKPDISLSFLLDIISINDICIYGCIALTVVFIL, from the coding sequence ATGGAGGACCACACCCTTGTGGCCATCGTTGTTTTCTTTGGGAATGGTGAACCTTTCCATGTGTCGTTGTCTGTAGAAATGGTGTTCGTGCTGCTTCTTTCATCCACTAGAATTCATGAGGTAGTAGTTCTTATATGTTATAAACTTCAACACGCCACCTGGTCTTGGGGTAATATGAGCAAGAATTTCTCTCTTAAACCGGATATAAGTCTGAGCTTTCTGTTGGATATAATTTCTATAAATGATATATGCATCTACGGTTGCATTGCCCTTACAGTTGTGTTTATTTTATAA